In a genomic window of Brassica rapa cultivar Chiifu-401-42 chromosome A10, CAAS_Brap_v3.01, whole genome shotgun sequence:
- the LOC103846958 gene encoding sorting nexin 1 — translation MESSSTEQTRNVMQSPRSPSSQPYLSASVTDPVKLGNGVQAYISYRVITKTNLPEYQGPEKIVIRRYSDFVWLRDRLLDKYKGVFVPPLPEKSAVEKFRFSAEFIEMRRAALDIFVNRIASHPELQQSEDLRTFLQADEETMERFRFQETGIFNKKPADFMQMFRDVQSKVSDAVLGKEKPVEETTPEYEKLKHYIFELENHLAEAQKHAYRLVKRHRELGQSLLDFGKAVKLLGACEGEPTGKLFSDLGTKSELVSIKLQKEAQQVLMNFEEPLKDYVRYVQSIKATIAERATAFKQHCELAETTKLKEINLDKLMLTRSDKVGEAEIEYREMKAESEEATIRFERIVKRMNEEIVRFQEQKTEEMGVAFHQFAKGQARLANGIADAWRALLPKLEAASSA, via the exons ATGGAGAGCAGCAGCACAGAGCAGACGAGGAACGTGATGCAGAGCCCCAGATCTCCCTCTTCCCAGCCCTATTTGTCAGCCTCCGTCACCGATCCCGTCAAATTAGGCAATGGCGTCCAAGCTTACATCTCTTACCGAGTCATCACCAAG ACGAACTTGCCGGAGTATCAAGGGCCGGAGAAGATTGTGATCAGACGGTACAGTGATTTCGTGTGGTTGAGGGATCGGCTTTTGGACAAGTACAAGGGCGTTTTCGTTCCTCCTCTCCCTGAGAAGAGTGCTGTTG AGAAATTCCGCTTTAGTGCTGAATTTATTGAAATGAGGCGAGCGGCATTGGATATATTTGTCAATCGGATAGCATCACACCCTGAGCTTCAGCAGAGTGAGGATCTCAGGACCTTTTTGCAAGCTGATGAAGAG ACAATGGAAAGATTCAGGTTTCAGGAAACTGGTATATTCAATAAGAAGCCTGCAGATTTTATGCAAATGTTCAGG GATGTGCAATCAAAAGTTAGCGATGCTGTCCTCGGAAAAGAAAAACCTGTCGAAGAAACTACTCCTGAATATGAGAAGCTTAAACACTACATTTTCGAGCTTGAGAACCACTTAGCCGAGGCTCAAAAGCATGCCTATCGCCTCGTCAAGAGGCATAGAG AGTTGGGCCAGTCACTGTTGGATTTTGGCAAGGCTGTAAAGCTTCTTGGGGCATGTGAGGGTGAACCTACAGGAAAATTATTTTCCGATCTTGGAACTAAATCAGAACTGGTATCGATTAAGCTCCAGAAAGAG GCTCAACAAGTCCTGATGAACTTCGAGGAACCCTTGAAGGACTATGTTCGTTATGTGCAATCGATCAAG GCAACCATAGCAGAACGAGCCACTGCATTCAAGCAACATTGTGAATTGGCTGAAACAACAAAGCTAAAGGAAATAAACCT TGACAAACTCATGCTCACACGTTCTGACAAAGTAGGAGAAGCTGAGATCGAATACAGAGAG ATGAAAGCAGAGAGCGAGGAAGCAACGATAAGATTTGAGAGGATAGTGAAGAGAATGAACGAGGAGATAGTGAGGTTCCAAGAACAGAAGACGGAAGAGATGGGAGTAGCGTTCCATCAGTTTGCCAAAGGACAAGCTCGCTTAGCAAACGGCATTGCTGATGCCTGGAGAGCTCTTCTTCCCAAACTTGAAGCTGCTTCTTCTGCttga
- the LOC103847563 gene encoding LOW QUALITY PROTEIN: cytosolic sulfotransferase 1-like (The sequence of the model RefSeq protein was modified relative to this genomic sequence to represent the inferred CDS: inserted 2 bases in 1 codon) yields the protein MADKELNMNVRDDNVSEETKKLISSVPTYKDSLVKLCKYQGCWYYYNTLQAVINFQNNFQPQDTDIILASFPKSGTTWLKALSVALLERSKHNDPLNHPLLSGNPHGIVPFFEIDMYLKSPTPDLTKFSSSSSSSSRLFSTHMPLHTVKQGLKDSPCKVVYLCRNAKDALISRWYFRSKCEKKDVSXEAFSKSMFESFCSGVGFYGPIWDHALSYWRGSLKNPESVLFMKYEELKRVPCPQLKRLAEFLGCPFTKEEEESGLVEKIIELCSFDNLSGLEVNRTGKTLTNVDHDSFFRKAEVGGWKNYLTPEMENKIDMIIDEELKGSGLTF from the exons ATGGCTGACAAGGAGCTTAATATGAACGTGAGAGACGACAACGTAAGTGAAGAAACGAAGAAACTGATCTCTTCAGTTCCTACATACAAAGATTCACTAGTTAAGCTCTGCAAGTACCAAGGATGTTGGTATTACTACAACACTCTCCAAGCTGTCATCAACTTCCAGAATAATTTTCAGCCGCAAGACACTGATATTATTCTCGCTTCTTTCCCAAAGTCCGGCACAACTTGGCTCAAGGCACTCTCGGTTGCACTCTTAGAGAGATCTAAACATAATGATCCTCTGAACCATCCACTGCTATCCGGTAACCCTCATGGCATAGTACCATTCTTCGAGATTGATATGTATCTCAAAAGCCCAACACCGGACCTAACCAAGttctcctcatcatcatcatcatcctcgaGGCTGTTTTCGACTCACATGCCTTTGCACACCGTGAAACAAGGCCTCAAAGACTCTCCATGCAAGGTTGTGTACTTGTGCAGGAACGCAAAGGACGCGTTGATATCGCGTTGGTATTTCAGGAGCAAGTGTGAGAAGAAGGATGTGTC AGAAGCATTCTCGAAGTCGATGTTCGAGTCGTTTTGCAGCGGGGTTGGCTTCTACGGTCCGATTTGGGATCACGCCCTCAGTTACTGGAGAGGCAGCTTGAAGAATCCCGAGAGTGTACTCTTCATGAAGTACGAGGAACTGAAAAGGGTGCCTTGTCCTCAGCTGAAGAGGCTTGCTGAGTTCTTGGGATGTCCTTTCAccaaggaagaggaagagagcgGGTTGGTTGAGAAGATTATTGAACTATGCTCTTTCGATAACTTGAGCGGTTTGGAGGTCAACAGAACAGGGAAAACGCTGACGAACGTCGATCACGATAGCTTTTTCCGCAAAGCAGAAGTTGGTGGCTGGAAAAATTATCTAACTCCTGAAATGGAGAACAAAATCGACATGATCATTGATGAGGAACTAAAAGGTTCGGGTTTGACTTTCTAG
- the LOC103846956 gene encoding 40S ribosomal protein S14-2: protein MSRRKTREPKEETVTLGPAVRDGEQVFGVVHIFASFNDTFIHVTDLSGRETLVRITGGMKVKADRDESSPYAAMLAAQDVAQRCKELGITAMHVKLRATGGNKTKTPGPGAQSALRALARSGMKIGRIEDVTPIPTDSTRRKGGRRGRRL from the exons ATG TCGAGGAGAAAGACAAGAGAACCAAAGGAGGAGACTGTCACTCTAGGACCAGCTGTTCGTGATGGTGAGCAAGTCTTTGGAGTTGTTCATATCTTTGCTTCCTTCAATGACACATTCATT catGTGACTGATCTGTCTGGAAGGGAAACTCTCGTTCGTATCACTG GTGGAATGAAAGTAAAGGCTGACCGTGATGAGTCCTCTCCTTATGCTGCTATGCTTGCTGCTCAAGATGTTGCTCAAAGATGCAAG GAGCTTGGCATCACAGCTATGCATGTGAAACTCCGCGCCACTGGAGGAAACAAGACTAAGACCCCAGGTCCTGGTGCTCAGTCTGCCCTCAGAGCTCTTGCTCGTTCTGGCATGAAGATTGGTCGCATTG AGGATGTGACTCCAATTCCAACCGATAGCACCCGTAGAAAGGGTGGTAGAAGGGGAAGACGtctttga